From Tripterygium wilfordii isolate XIE 37 chromosome 16, ASM1340144v1, whole genome shotgun sequence, one genomic window encodes:
- the LOC119980681 gene encoding WAT1-related protein At3g18200 — MLVFLGRNVLLLDPFRRSSIFVGYGNPHRLYGYAENVKRYQDFYPFSFPGDMHAIDLSFYLLGKLRKRSLMSYTRVTSWNGKKGVYHFPDQDQKWEIKREKVSKVMATERIKLLLALLALQFCFAGFHIVSRVALNIGVSKVVYPVYRNLIALILLGPFAYFLEKKERPPLTFSLLVQFFLLAFIGITANQGFYLLGLYYSSPTFASAMQNSVPAITFVMASTLGIEKVSIGSRDGMAKVIGTIASVGGATVITLYKGPPLLHQSQQGEVEEGLSLDKMQNWTWGCIYLIGHCLSWAGWMVFQAPVVRKYPAKLTLTSFTCFFGLIQFLVIAAFVENDLNGWIIKSGEELFTILYAGIVASGIVISLQTWCIHKGGPVFVAVFQPMQTVLVAFMASVILGDQLYSGGVIGAILIMIGLYSVLWGKKEERRMENQHSEETLRKHLLNDEASDKGTDTVSDIP; from the exons ATGCTGGTGTTTCTCGGAAGGAATGTCTTGCTGCTAGATCCATTTCGTAGAAGTTCGATTTTTGTTGGTTATGGGAATCCCCACCGTTTATACGGATATGCAGAAAATGTAAAAAGATACCAAGATTTCTATCCTTTTTCCTTTCCTGGAGACATGCATGCTATTGACCTAAGTTTCTATTTGCTTGGGAAGCTAAGAAAGAGAAG CTTAATGTCATACACCCGAGTTACTAGTTGGAATGGTAAGAAGGGTGTGTATCATTTTCCTGATCAG GACCAAAAGTGGGAaattaagagagaaaaagtaagcAAAGTTATGGCAACTGAGAGAATTAAGCTTCTTCTGGCATTACTTGCATTGCAGTTCTGTTTTGCTGGCTTTCACATTGTCTCTAGAGTTGCACTGAACATTGGTGTCAGCAAAGTTGTTTATCCTGTTTATAGGAACTTAATTGCACTGATTTTGTTGGGTCCTTTTGCTTATTTTCTAGAGAA gAAGGAAAGACCACCTCTCactttttctttgttggttCAATTCTTCCTCCTAGCATTCATAGG AATTACAGCAAATCAAGGTTTTTATCTGCTGGGTTTGTACTACTCATCTCCAACTTTTGCTTCTGCAATGCAAAATTCAGTTCCTGCAATCACTTTTGTCATGGCTTCCACTCTTGG AATTGAGAAAGTTAGCATTGGAAGCAGAGATGGAATGGCGAAAGTTATAGGCACCATTGCTAGTGTAGGAGGTGCTACTGTAATTACTCTCTACAAAGGCCCTCCTCTTTTGCATCAGTCACAGCAAGGGGAAGTAGAAGAAGGTTTATCCTTAGACAAAATGCAGAACTGGACCTGGGGTTGCATTTACTTGATTGGACATTGCTTATCATGGGCAGGCTGGATGGTCTTTCAG GCTCCAGTGGTGAGGAAGTATCCAGCAAAACTGACACTAACTTCATTCACCTGCTTTTTTGGATTGATCCAGTTCTTAGTCATTGCTGCCTTTGTGGAAAATGACCTGAATGGGTGGATAATAAAGTCaggagaagagcttttcactattCTATATGCT GGAATTGTGGCATCTGGGATTGTCATTTCTCTCCAAACCTGGTGTATTCACAAAGGTGGTCCTGTATTTGTTGCTGTCTTCCAGCCTATGCAGACAGTTTTAGTTGCTTTTATGGCATCTGTGATTCTTGGAGATCAACTATACTCTGGAGG AGTTATTGGTGCAATTCTAATCATGATAGGCCTGTACTCAGTTCTATGgggtaagaaagaagagagaagaatggAAAACCAACACAGTGAAGAAACACTGAGAAAGCACCTTCTGAATGATGAAGCTTCAGATAAAGGAACTGACACTGTATCAGACATACCATGA